The following coding sequences are from one Atribacteraceae bacterium window:
- a CDS encoding glycyl-radical enzyme activating protein gives MKGLIFDIQHYSLQDGPGIRTTVFLKGCPLRCRWCHNPESQDMFPEIGFSENKCQRCGACEEFCPRKACSLHHPFRVDRRLCDVCGRCVLPCPSSALEIIGREVTVKEVVAEALKDEVFYFQSGGGVTISGGEPLRQGNFVTELLFALKALGYHLTLDTSGYSRGDESDLRQLLALAPDLDLILYDLKLIDEQKHREYVGVSNQTILENACILGVKYPHKVVFRYPLIPGLNDSISDIKALGTFLSRFPRCALEILPYHRLGVGKYRKTGRAWELAELMPPKEELVAQLKKELAKFSNVTVQ, from the coding sequence ATGAAAGGCCTGATTTTTGATATCCAGCATTATTCCCTCCAGGACGGACCGGGCATCCGAACCACGGTGTTTTTGAAAGGCTGTCCCTTGCGTTGCCGGTGGTGCCATAACCCGGAATCCCAGGACATGTTTCCCGAGATCGGTTTTTCCGAGAACAAATGCCAAAGGTGTGGGGCCTGTGAGGAGTTCTGCCCGCGGAAGGCTTGCAGTCTCCATCATCCCTTCCGGGTGGACCGGCGGCTTTGTGACGTCTGCGGCCGCTGTGTTTTGCCCTGTCCCTCCTCGGCCCTGGAAATTATCGGACGGGAGGTTACGGTGAAGGAGGTGGTCGCCGAAGCGCTCAAAGACGAGGTCTTCTACTTCCAGTCCGGTGGGGGGGTGACGATTTCCGGCGGAGAACCGTTGCGCCAAGGCAATTTTGTCACCGAGCTGCTCTTTGCCCTGAAAGCCCTGGGTTATCACCTGACCCTCGATACCTCGGGATATAGCCGGGGCGATGAAAGCGACCTGCGGCAACTCCTCGCTCTAGCTCCCGACCTGGACCTCATTCTCTACGATTTGAAACTGATCGATGAGCAAAAACACCGGGAATACGTGGGCGTCTCGAACCAGACGATTTTGGAAAACGCCTGCATTCTCGGGGTGAAGTACCCCCACAAGGTCGTTTTTCGCTATCCCCTCATCCCCGGCCTCAACGACTCTATATCGGACATAAAAGCCCTGGGGACATTTCTGTCCCGTTTTCCGAGGTGTGCGCTGGAAATCCTCCCCTACCACCGCCTGGGGGTGGGAAAGTACCGGAAGACCGGAAGAGCGTGGGAACTCGCTGAACTGATGCCCCCCAAAGAAGAACTGGTCGCTCAACTGAAGAAAGAACTGGCCAAGTTCAGCAATGTGACCGTCCAATGA
- a CDS encoding HEPN domain-containing protein gives MNKKLARDYYERVLKRKKAILTLYQEEAYADVVREVQETVELLLKGILLQFGLEVPKLHDVGGIFRKHESLFPHAIRMQIARISTISKDLRRDRELAFYGAHDVVPSEYYTLEDAEKALGYLEEILQIGHLVFGESG, from the coding sequence ATGAACAAAAAGTTAGCCAGAGATTATTATGAGAGAGTTCTCAAACGAAAAAAAGCGATCCTGACCTTGTATCAGGAAGAAGCCTATGCCGATGTCGTGCGGGAAGTGCAGGAAACGGTAGAATTACTGTTAAAAGGCATTCTCCTGCAATTTGGTCTGGAAGTTCCGAAACTCCACGATGTCGGAGGAATCTTTCGGAAACACGAGTCGCTCTTTCCCCACGCGATCAGGATGCAGATTGCCAGAATCAGTACCATCTCGAAGGATCTGCGCCGTGATCGTGAGCTCGCCTTCTATGGCGCTCACGATGTGGTTCCTTCGGAGTACTACACCCTGGAAGATGCCGAGAAAGCTCTGGGTTATTTGGAAGAGATCTTACAAATTGGCCACCTGGTTTTTGGAGAATCCGGGTGA
- a CDS encoding nucleotidyltransferase domain-containing protein, translating to MIRSRTELFNQIKCSVEEMFQTNLVALAVFGSYSRGDFSSSSDLDLFIVCRTVPSGRKRYENVEFDEDRLGIQVNPVIMSVEEARYFHPLYSGFPGGFVILLDPEGLLEKILLSIECLFRNGTVVEDEEMGVTYWRINDEQKVSQRLL from the coding sequence ATGATCAGATCGAGAACCGAATTGTTCAACCAGATCAAGTGTTCCGTTGAGGAAATGTTCCAAACGAACCTGGTGGCTCTCGCTGTGTTTGGGTCCTACTCCAGGGGTGATTTTTCTTCATCGTCAGATCTTGATCTTTTCATCGTCTGCCGGACGGTTCCATCGGGCAGAAAACGCTACGAAAACGTCGAATTTGACGAAGACCGCCTGGGTATCCAGGTCAATCCGGTCATAATGAGCGTAGAGGAGGCCAGGTATTTCCATCCTCTCTATTCAGGCTTTCCCGGTGGTTTTGTCATCCTACTCGACCCGGAAGGCCTGCTCGAGAAAATTCTCCTTTCCATCGAGTGTTTGTTTCGGAATGGAACTGTGGTAGAAGACGAGGAGATGGGGGTTACCTACTGGAGAATCAACGATGAACAAAAAGTTAGCCAGAGATTATTATGA
- a CDS encoding ROK family protein: MRERRAIGIDIGGTRLRIGLVNERLELAEYIETHEHTFLSPHESVAFIGQTLSPLLARHGRNNILGIGVGYPGPVCGRLGSTFSYCNLRDLRWNRVPLAKMLEENTALPVYLDNDANLAGLAEVHLGAGRSFQHIVYITISTGTGGAIFIDRRLYRGFLGGAGEFGHMVVDLHGSRCKCGNTGCLMSLLSGLGLERLLEEEPAGQRLLSENAPPADCVKKLVELCRLGHPIAREMLRPLVHYVTVAFLNIIHILNPEIIVVGGALGKTLLTLYLDEVREKLRLILPKEMVDETRIQVAELGDHNGVLGGAILVFENV, translated from the coding sequence ATGAGGGAGCGCCGCGCCATCGGGATTGACATCGGAGGGACCAGGCTGCGGATCGGCCTGGTCAACGAGCGCCTGGAACTTGCAGAATACATAGAGACCCACGAACATACCTTCCTTTCCCCTCATGAGTCGGTCGCTTTTATAGGGCAAACTCTTAGCCCCCTCCTCGCGCGGCACGGGCGAAACAATATCCTGGGTATCGGGGTGGGATATCCCGGTCCGGTCTGCGGTCGTCTGGGTTCAACCTTTTCCTATTGCAATCTTCGCGATTTGCGCTGGAACCGGGTTCCGCTGGCCAAAATGCTTGAAGAAAATACGGCTTTACCGGTTTATCTGGACAATGACGCCAACCTGGCCGGCCTTGCCGAGGTCCACCTGGGCGCCGGAAGGAGCTTCCAACACATCGTGTACATTACCATCAGCACCGGAACCGGCGGGGCCATCTTTATCGACCGGCGCCTCTACCGCGGTTTTCTGGGAGGAGCCGGAGAGTTCGGACACATGGTGGTCGATCTCCATGGATCACGGTGTAAGTGCGGGAACACGGGGTGTCTGATGTCCCTGCTGTCGGGTTTGGGTCTGGAACGACTGCTCGAGGAAGAACCCGCCGGCCAGAGGTTGCTGAGCGAAAACGCCCCCCCTGCTGACTGTGTCAAAAAACTGGTGGAATTATGCCGCTTGGGCCACCCCATCGCCAGGGAGATGCTCCGGCCTCTGGTACACTACGTGACGGTCGCCTTCCTGAACATCATACACATTCTCAATCCCGAGATCATCGTGGTCGGCGGAGCCTTGGGAAAAACCCTCCTAACCTTGTACCTTGATGAAGTGCGGGAAAAATTGCGCTTGATTCTACCAAAAGAGATGGTGGATGAAACACGCATTCAGGTCGCCGAGTTGGGAGACCACAACGGAGTTCTCGGAGGAGCGATCCTGGTTTTCGAAAACGTATAA